AATTCTCTAGCATAGTGTGACATGCTGGCCTGTCTGTTAAACTCAGGTTCACCATGGAGAGTATTCAGAAAAGAGCTGTCAGAATTATTCACCCCTTCATTTCATACAGTGAGGCTCTTAATCTGCTGAATTTGGATACACTTGAAGCCAGTCGTCTTCAGATTTGCAAAAAATTCGCAAAAAGTATAATACACCCTGATCACAAGCTTCACTATTTAATTCCCGATGTACAGTACCataaatatcaaacacgtcaGAGACAGAGAGTGGACTTTAAATGCACAACAAAGAGAAAGGATGATAGCCCAGTTGTTTACAGTGTCAGACTTTTACAATAACGAGGAGCTGTGGATTTTGTTTTTAGTCCGTCCATTTTAGGGTTGTACTGTGTTTTTCCCCCCTATTATTGCACATGTATATTAGTCGACATAGTATGTACAATTCATTTTTTATATGTccttttaattttgtatgtatcattttacatgtattatgaattgtcagtattttatttttgtacgaGTATTTGAATTTTAGAATTTTAAACACCCTGTGTCTACTTTTTAGATATGTACACCATTTCAATTTGACCCCTGATGGGTCACTAAAGATTggtgaaataaacaattattattattattattattattattattttacctGCAAAAAGATGAGAAATTCCCATTCACACtactagcctggaatccatgtgaaTGGAGGTTTTGAATTTGCCTGGATTCTAAGCTACTTTCACACTACCGTACATGTAGTTGCCAACTTGGTAATCAGCTACTGGGAATTCTGTCTCAATATGCTCTCAGTCTGAAGTGATAGCATTAGTATACTATTTTCAACACCAATACCTTCGACGAACAATTAACTGCTTACTCTTAGGCTTACCTGAATCGGAAAAACCACTGGCATCATTTGGCCTAATTGGTAATGGTCTTTTATGTTTCTCACAACTGAGTTGATGGTATGATTTGGATcttgttttctgttgttgtaTTTCTTCATCAGGGATATCTGGCAATGATCTGTTCATCATCATAGACATATGTACTGTGTTCCTATCCTTACTGTTCTTTCCTTTATGGAACCATGAAAACCTATTTGTTGATTTCTGTTTTCTGGTTTTATCCAGTGGACTACTTGGAGAAGAGGATGTTGGAGACTGTGGAAGTGATTTGGAAGACCCCTTCAAGATGGATGATTCTAGAGGAAACATTATATGGCTTGGAGATCCATCCTCCAAAATTGACGTATCGGGTGCAAACCGAGTTGGACTTGAGCTGGGTTCAGTCAAAGAAAAGGATCGAGAGAGGGGACTCCTAGGTGGGATGGGAGGAGGAATTcttaggtcaaagttcaaggaTAAAGGTCTTGGTGGACGTTTTGGTCTTGGTGGTACTTGTACTGTATCATGGTCGTTTTGGTTAGCATTGCCATTTATGtgtctgatgtctgaagttgttTTAGAATCTAGTAGTGTCTCTGTATTGTCATCACTTTGTAATTTCTGAGCTGTATTATCAATGTTTCGTAGCACCATACAAGGGTTATCTTCCATTTGATCTACATTAGTATTACAAACACTTGATGAAATCACTACATCCTGATCCTGTATAAACAcatcgtcatcaccatcaccgTCAATGTTATACATAGCAACATGGGCAATTTGTCCATTTTCTGCAATAAATTCTTCATTCAGTGGTTGGTGACTTTTATCTGTGGACATAATCTCACATATTTGGTGATTGGTGTTAATATTACTAGGCAGTCCTGGCACCATTTGCACGAGTGGTTTAAGTGAATCTTTGCTAATATAATCCAATCTTTCCGTTTCACTGTCCACAGGTAGGTCATCGTTTTGTTCATCCTGTGCCAACATATAATTTCCTGTATTGCCTATAATCGTGGTTTCCTTAACATCTTCTGTTAGTTTGACCTTTTCTTCTGTAATTCGACAACTCTCGCCAAGACTTGGCTGAACAAAGGTGTTACTTTCTCTCGCTCCTGAACACTTAGGTCTTGCTCCTTGTTCGTGATATTTATCAGAGGTACTTCCATTTTCAAAATCTGGTAGCTCGTCGTACACATTCCTGTTACCAGCGCTATCGCTGCGTAAGGTACTTACTTTGTCGTTCTGGTTTCTCAAACCATTTATTGTTACTGTATGTCTGGAAGGGTCCCCTTCGTGACTTGAATCCCTGTAACATTTGTTATGCGAGGACATGTTCGGACAATCTGCACCGTTCTGTTTTTGTCTTGATTTGGTAAGCCTTCGCTTCACTTTCCCAAAGAAACCAGACCCTTCGGAATCTTCTTTCGTACCATTTGTCATTTTATGAGAAGACGGCATCCCTGTTTCCACACCACTCTGTTTGACAATGAAACAAGTCCCTACGATTGTCAATGGCCGGATTGCTTATTGATCAAGGCACAGACCACGTACACATTTCACGCTTCAAGAACTACGCCTGAACAGCTACAGGCACAGCACTGtagacaaattacatgtacaaccagGTAGTATGTCAAAGTTTTCAGTAACTTGTGGCGTTTTTAAACTACAAATTTCCTCCACGATTTATCCCATTTCTATACCACAAACTTACAAGTAACTTTGCCATATGTCTAATATCAAAAACAGTTAAATCTACACGCAAGACTTGGCAAAACAAACAGAATGACTCGTATTTCTGTCCCCCATCACACTAAACGAACCGCCTGCACGACGACGACCTCCAGCTCTTGCTTCCTTGATTGAAGTCTCGCAGGTAATCTCGCGTGATTTCATTGcaaaatattcaacatggcggccCACATAGAGTTCGGTCCAGGAAGATTATTTTAGTGACCACAGCACTTGTGCTTCCCTCCTTTGGTACGCCCCAGTCACAACAATGGCATCTGATGAGCAGCTTTACCAACTATGGCTACTTTATTCCACAAAGGTTAGTTGTCGTTACGGCTTTTTACACCAGGAAGTTTCCAATGAATTTGTGAGGTTACAGTGATCACGATTCTCATTACGAGTGCGTGTGTTGATCGGTACGTAGTGTGTGGCAGACTGGCCATGGGAAGGGGCGTTGTTTCTCAACTTCGCCGTGAATGTTTTGTTAGTAAAGTACCGTATCAGCGCAAAAATAAACAATCGATATGATAACGCTAAAAGAACCCTAATGAATTATTTAAACGATCGCATCACTGTAGCAAACTATAAACTGTATTTTAATACACCAAAATTGGAATTTACGAAACCTTGGAACGGAAAGACGTAGTCGGAACTATTTAAATCTGATTCACATGTGGTGATGGCTCTGGTTTGACAGACGTTGTAAAATCGCTGTATACCCGTCACcaaatatcaacatgttgttGACAAGGGTAAATCATACCAGAAAATCACTTTCAGAAATAAAGATAAACTTCTAAATCACTGCATTACGATTAGCtttgatatgtattgtatgctatatgcaaatttacaatGTAGTCTTACCGAAAACCAAATACAGCAATGTGTTACAGAAATCATAACATAAAGCCTGCTTACAATATTTACTGTTATTATGGTGAAAAACTTGTTTGAGTATTATTTCCATTTGTTTATGAcctttaatgaaaataataattgttgtattttaaataattatGGAGAGTAATAGtcaatttgataacattaatccattgtgtacatgtggtccgagagagagagagagagagagagagagagagagagagagagagagagagagagagagagagagagagagagagagagagagagagagagagagagagagagagagagagggagagggagggagggagggagggagggagggagggagggagggagggagggagggagggaggaggggggagggaggggggggaggggggagggagagagagagagagagagagagagagagagagagagagagagagagagagagagagagagagagagagagagagagagagagagagagagagagagagagaggagagagagagagagactaagAAACttaactgtacattgtatgactaaGGTAACATCAATTACTAGTACATGGTATGACTAAGGCTAACATATCATTTATTagtactgtacattgtatgactaTGGTAACATCAATTACTagtacattacattgtatgacAAAGGTAATATCATTATTAGTAGTAAATTTAtatgactaaggtaacatatcaattactagtacattgtatgactaaggtaacatatcaattactagtattgtatgactaaggtaacatatcagTTATTAGTACACTGCatgactaaggtaacatatcaattattagtacattgtatgactaaggtaacatatcattATTAGTACACTGCTATGACTAAGGTAACATCattattagtacattgtatgactaaggtaacatatcattTATTAGTACACTGCatgactaaggtaacatatcatttattagtacattgtatgactaaggtaacatatcaattactagtacaatgtatgactaaggtaacatatcaattattagtacattgttgactaaggtaacatatcaattattagtacatctatgactaaggtaacatatcaattactagtacattgtatgactaaggtaacatatcaattactagtacattgtatgactaaggtaacatcatttattagtacattgtatgactaaggtaacatatcatttattagtacattgtatgactaaggtaacatatcaattactattacattgtatgactaaggtaacatatcatttattagtacattgtatgactaAGGGTAACATATCAATGACTAGTGCACTCtatgactaaggtaacatatcaattactaGTGCATTGtatgactaaggtaacatatcaattattagtaCACTCtatgactaaggtaacatatcaattattagtacattgtatgactaaggtaacatatcatttattagtacattgtatgactaaggtaacatatcaattactaGTGCACCCtatgactaaggtaacatatcaattattagtaCACTCtatgactaaggtaacatatcaattactaGTGCACTCtatgactaaggtaacatatcaattactaGTGCATTGtatgactaaggtaacatatcaattactaGTGCATTGtatgactaaggtaacatatcaattactaGTGCATTGtatgactaaggtaacatatcatttattagtacattgtatgactaaggtaacatatcaattactaGTGCACCCtatgactaaggtaacatatcaattattagtGCACCCtatgactaaggtaacatatcaattactaGTGCACTCtatgactaaggtaacatatcaattactaGTGCATTGtatgactaaggtaacatatcaattattagtaCACTCtatgactaaggtaacatatcaattattagtacattgtatgactaaggtaacatatcatttattagtacattgtatgactaaggtaacatatcaattactaGTACACTGCatgactaaggtaacatatcaattattagtacattgtatgactaaggtaacatatcaattactagtacatagtatgactaaggtaacatatcatttattagtacattgtatgactaAGGTGACATCAATTACTAGTACACTGtatgactaaggtaacatatcaattattagtacattgtatgactaaggtaacatatcatttattagtacattatatgactaaggtaacatatcaattattagtaTACTCTATGACTAaagtaacatatcaattattagtaCACTCTATGcctaaggtaacatatcaattattggTATACTCTATGcctaaggtaacatatcaattactaatacattgtatgactaaggtaacatatcaattactaGTACACTCCatgactaaggtaacatatcaattattagtaCACTCTATGcctaaggtaacatatcaattactagtacattgtatgactaaggtaacatatcaattattagtaCACTCTATGcctaaggtaacatatcaattattagtacattgtatgactaaggtaacatatcaattactagtacattgtatgactaaggtaacatatcaattattagtatattatatgactaaggtaacatatcaattactaGTACACTCCatgactaaggtaacatatcaattattagtacattgtatgactaaggtaacatatcaattattagtatattatatgactaaggtaacatatcaattactaGTACACTCCatgactaaggtaacatatcaattattagtatattatatgactaaggtaacatatcaattactaGTACACTCCatg
Above is a genomic segment from Glandiceps talaboti chromosome 20, keGlaTala1.1, whole genome shotgun sequence containing:
- the LOC144450730 gene encoding uncharacterized protein LOC144450730 → MPSSHKMTNGTKEDSEGSGFFGKVKRRLTKSRQKQNGADCPNMSSHNKCYRDSSHEGDPSRHTVTINGLRNQNDKVSTLRSDSAGNRNVYDELPDFENGSTSDKYHEQGARPKCSGARESNTFVQPSLGESCRITEEKVKLTEDVKETTIIGNTGNYMLAQDEQNDDLPVDSETERLDYISKDSLKPLVQMVPGLPSNINTNHQICEIMSTDKSHQPLNEEFIAENGQIAHVAMYNIDGDGDDDVFIQDQDVVISSSVCNTNVDQMEDNPCMVLRNIDNTAQKLQSDDNTETLLDSKTTSDIRHINGNANQNDHDTVQVPPRPKRPPRPLSLNFDLRIPPPIPPRSPLSRSFSLTEPSSSPTRFAPDTSILEDGSPSHIMFPLESSILKGSSKSLPQSPTSSSPSSPLDKTRKQKSTNRFSWFHKGKNSKDRNTVHMSMMMNRSLPDIPDEEIQQQKTRSKSYHQLSCEKHKRPLPIRPNDASGFSDSGPRSPRSPTESDFDPSKFTSSLRKLSECGWYWGPMNWDDAEAKLADTPDGAFLVRDSSNERYILSLSFRSQGTTHHTRIEHSQGMFGFWSQPQSHGSASIVEFIEKAMQHSKNGKFLYFLRPRFPGAPPVPVQLTKPISRFKRVQTLQHMCRFLIRRLVRIDHIQTLPLPRRVKEYLLEGQYYTREDVEPIEEQENEEEV